Proteins co-encoded in one Bombus pyrosoma isolate SC7728 linkage group LG4, ASM1482585v1, whole genome shotgun sequence genomic window:
- the LOC122566500 gene encoding transmembrane 9 superfamily member 2 isoform X1, with protein MARIILLWLLFVVCLIHHSSTFYLPGLAPVNYCKAEETSETCKSEIKLYVNRLNTEKYVIPYEYHHFDFCPSDETQSPVENLGQVVFGERIRPSPYKLEFMKNVDCEVVCKRSYQGGNKESEKKLEFLRKGMAFKYQHHWIVDNMPVTWCYQLEDERQYCSTGFPMGCFLRDSRSQQDCTVNDAYNKRENSYYLYNHVDLTITYHSGVKEEWGSAFKENGGRIISVKVVPRSIKHGTVVNCNHKEALDIPHSPLSVGKSLDIIYTYSVTYIENSTIKWSSRWDYILESMPHTNIQWFSILNSLIIVLFLSGMVAMILLRTLHKDIARYNQASFQIESGEDAHEEFGWKLVHGDVFRPPRKGMLLSVLLGSGVQVFYMTLVTLAFACLGFLSPANRGALMTCAMVLYVCLGATAGYVSARIYKSFGGEKWKSNVVLTSMLSPGIVFSLFFIMNLIFWANESSAAVPFSTLIALLALWFGVSLPLTFIGAYFGFRKRSLEHPVRTNQIPRQIPEQSFYTQPIPGVIMGGVLPFGCIFIQLFFILNSLWSSQVYYMFGFLFLVFVILVITCSETTILLCYFHLCAEDYHWWWRSFLTSGFTAFYLLIYCIHFFMTKLEIEDATSTFLYFGYTCIMVYLFFVLTGSIGFFACFWFVRKIYSVVKVD; from the exons ATGGCGAGAATAATTTTACTGTGGTTACTGTTCGTTGTATGTCTAATTCACCATTCATCGACTTTTTATTTACCGGGTCTAGCACCGGTAAATTATTGCAAGGCCGAAGAAACCTCTGAAACGTGTAAA TCCGAGATTAAACTGTATGTAAATCGTCTAAAcactgaaaaatatgtaataccatatgaatATCATCA cTTTGATTTTTGTCCTTCCGATGAAACTCAGAGTCCTGTTGAGAACTTGGGACAAGTTGTTTTTGGAGAACGTATAAGGCCTTCTCCTTACAAG cTAGAGTTCATGAAAAATGTTGATTGTGAAGTTGTGTGTAAAAGATCATATCAAGGTGGAAATAAAGAATcagaaaagaaattggaatTCTTGAGGAAAGGAATGGCATTTAAATATCAGCATCATTGGATAGTTG ataataTGCCTGTTACATGGTGTTATCAGTTAGAGGACGAAAGACAATATTGTAGTACTGGATTTCCTATGGGATGCTTCTTGCGAGATTCAAGATCTCAACAGGACTGTACtgttaat GATGCATAtaacaaaagagaaaacagtTATTACCTATATAATCACGTAGACCTTACGATCACGTATCATAGCGGTGTTAAAGAAGAATGGGGATCTGCATTTAAGGAAAATGGAGGACGTATAATAT cTGTTAAAGTGGTTCCTCGTAGTATTAAACATGGTACTGTTGTTAACTGTAACCACAAAGAAGCATTAGATATACCACACAGTCCACTTTCTGTTGGGAAAAGCTTAGATATTATTTACACATACTCTGTGACATATATT gaaAACAGTACAATCAAATGGTCATCTAGATGGGATTATATTTTAGAGTCTATGCCACATACAAATATCCAGTGGTTTAGTATtcttaattcattaataattgttttgttCCTTTCTGGAATGGTGGCCATGATATTGCTCCGAACATTGCACAAAGATATTGCGAGATACAATCAG GCTTCCTTCCAGATAGAATCAGGAGAAGACGCACATGAAGAATTTGGCTGGAAATTAGTTCATGGTGATGTATTTCGACCTCCTCGCAAAGGAATGTTATTATCAGTTCTACTCGGGTCTGGTGTTCAAGTGTTTTATATGACACTTGTAACACTTG CATTTGCGTGTTTAGGATTTTTATCTCCAGCAAACAGAGGAGCTTTAATGACTTGTGCCATGGTCTTATATGTTTGCCTCGGAGCTACTGCTGGTTACGTATCTGCtagaatatataaaagctTCGGTGGTGAAAAATGGAAGTCGAACGTTGTACTTACATCTATGTTGAGTCCTGG aaTTGTATTCagtttattctttataatgaatttaattttttgggCAAATGAAAGTTCAGCTGCAGTACCATTCAGCACCCTTATTGCTCTTCTAGCACTTTGGTTTGGAGTATCTCTTCCATTAACATTTATTGGTGCTTATTTCGGATTCCGGAAAAGG tctTTGGAGCATCCTGTTAGAACCAATCAAATTCCTAGACAAATACCAGAACAAAGTTTTTATACTCAACCAATACCTGGTGTAATAATGGGTGGAGTTCTACCTTTCggatgtatatttatacaattattcttTATACTTAATTCTTTATG GTCGAGTCAGGTGTATTACATGTTTGGATTTCTCTTTTTGGTATTTGTTATACTCGTAATTACATGTTCAGAAACGACGATTTTACTTTGCTATTTCCATCTTTGTGCGGAG GATTATCATTGGTGGTGGCGTAGTTTCCTAACATCGGGATTTACCGCgttctatttattaatctattgcatacattttttcatGACTAAGTTGGAAATAGAAGATGCTACATCTACGTTCCTTTACTTTGGTTATACTTGTATTATGGTTTACTTATTCTTCGTTTTAACAG GATCAATTGGCTTCTTTGCCTGTTTCTGGTTCGTGCGAAAGATCTACAGTGTCGTAAAAGTCGACTAA
- the LOC122566500 gene encoding transmembrane 9 superfamily member 2 isoform X2, whose translation MARIILLWLLFVVCLIHHSSTFYLPGLAPVNYCKAEETSETCKSEIKLYVNRLNTEKYVIPYEYHHFDFCPSDETQSPVENLGQVVFGERIRPSPYKLEFMKNVDCEVVCKRSYQGGNKESEKKLEFLRKGMAFKYQHHWIVDNMPVTWCYQLEDERQYCSTGFPMGCFLRDSRSQQDCTVNDAYNKRENSYYLYNHVDLTITYHSGVKEEWGSAFKENGGRIISVKVVPRSIKHGTVVNCNHKEALDIPHSPLSVGKSLDIIYTYSVTYIENSTIKWSSRWDYILESMPHTNIQWFSILNSLIIVLFLSGMVAMILLRTLHKDIARYNQIESGEDAHEEFGWKLVHGDVFRPPRKGMLLSVLLGSGVQVFYMTLVTLAFACLGFLSPANRGALMTCAMVLYVCLGATAGYVSARIYKSFGGEKWKSNVVLTSMLSPGIVFSLFFIMNLIFWANESSAAVPFSTLIALLALWFGVSLPLTFIGAYFGFRKRSLEHPVRTNQIPRQIPEQSFYTQPIPGVIMGGVLPFGCIFIQLFFILNSLWSSQVYYMFGFLFLVFVILVITCSETTILLCYFHLCAEDYHWWWRSFLTSGFTAFYLLIYCIHFFMTKLEIEDATSTFLYFGYTCIMVYLFFVLTGSIGFFACFWFVRKIYSVVKVD comes from the exons ATGGCGAGAATAATTTTACTGTGGTTACTGTTCGTTGTATGTCTAATTCACCATTCATCGACTTTTTATTTACCGGGTCTAGCACCGGTAAATTATTGCAAGGCCGAAGAAACCTCTGAAACGTGTAAA TCCGAGATTAAACTGTATGTAAATCGTCTAAAcactgaaaaatatgtaataccatatgaatATCATCA cTTTGATTTTTGTCCTTCCGATGAAACTCAGAGTCCTGTTGAGAACTTGGGACAAGTTGTTTTTGGAGAACGTATAAGGCCTTCTCCTTACAAG cTAGAGTTCATGAAAAATGTTGATTGTGAAGTTGTGTGTAAAAGATCATATCAAGGTGGAAATAAAGAATcagaaaagaaattggaatTCTTGAGGAAAGGAATGGCATTTAAATATCAGCATCATTGGATAGTTG ataataTGCCTGTTACATGGTGTTATCAGTTAGAGGACGAAAGACAATATTGTAGTACTGGATTTCCTATGGGATGCTTCTTGCGAGATTCAAGATCTCAACAGGACTGTACtgttaat GATGCATAtaacaaaagagaaaacagtTATTACCTATATAATCACGTAGACCTTACGATCACGTATCATAGCGGTGTTAAAGAAGAATGGGGATCTGCATTTAAGGAAAATGGAGGACGTATAATAT cTGTTAAAGTGGTTCCTCGTAGTATTAAACATGGTACTGTTGTTAACTGTAACCACAAAGAAGCATTAGATATACCACACAGTCCACTTTCTGTTGGGAAAAGCTTAGATATTATTTACACATACTCTGTGACATATATT gaaAACAGTACAATCAAATGGTCATCTAGATGGGATTATATTTTAGAGTCTATGCCACATACAAATATCCAGTGGTTTAGTATtcttaattcattaataattgttttgttCCTTTCTGGAATGGTGGCCATGATATTGCTCCGAACATTGCACAAAGATATTGCGAGATACAATCAG ATAGAATCAGGAGAAGACGCACATGAAGAATTTGGCTGGAAATTAGTTCATGGTGATGTATTTCGACCTCCTCGCAAAGGAATGTTATTATCAGTTCTACTCGGGTCTGGTGTTCAAGTGTTTTATATGACACTTGTAACACTTG CATTTGCGTGTTTAGGATTTTTATCTCCAGCAAACAGAGGAGCTTTAATGACTTGTGCCATGGTCTTATATGTTTGCCTCGGAGCTACTGCTGGTTACGTATCTGCtagaatatataaaagctTCGGTGGTGAAAAATGGAAGTCGAACGTTGTACTTACATCTATGTTGAGTCCTGG aaTTGTATTCagtttattctttataatgaatttaattttttgggCAAATGAAAGTTCAGCTGCAGTACCATTCAGCACCCTTATTGCTCTTCTAGCACTTTGGTTTGGAGTATCTCTTCCATTAACATTTATTGGTGCTTATTTCGGATTCCGGAAAAGG tctTTGGAGCATCCTGTTAGAACCAATCAAATTCCTAGACAAATACCAGAACAAAGTTTTTATACTCAACCAATACCTGGTGTAATAATGGGTGGAGTTCTACCTTTCggatgtatatttatacaattattcttTATACTTAATTCTTTATG GTCGAGTCAGGTGTATTACATGTTTGGATTTCTCTTTTTGGTATTTGTTATACTCGTAATTACATGTTCAGAAACGACGATTTTACTTTGCTATTTCCATCTTTGTGCGGAG GATTATCATTGGTGGTGGCGTAGTTTCCTAACATCGGGATTTACCGCgttctatttattaatctattgcatacattttttcatGACTAAGTTGGAAATAGAAGATGCTACATCTACGTTCCTTTACTTTGGTTATACTTGTATTATGGTTTACTTATTCTTCGTTTTAACAG GATCAATTGGCTTCTTTGCCTGTTTCTGGTTCGTGCGAAAGATCTACAGTGTCGTAAAAGTCGACTAA